ggacttatacggtgtataaatttaagatttgtgtcttgaaagaaaattttaactccaaggtttatgggctaaggttaaattaatgattttcagttgcattGTGCAGTCAAGCTTTATGTGGGATAGGGTTACGTGGGTTCACacccgggtacgtgtgtggtaagatggaacagtgatttgatggcttgaaaacaactcttggcacgttcgaggactaacgtatatttaagtgggggagaatgtaatgacccggccggtcgttttgagtattacaaccctgtttccccatttactgctcaaactgtactttacagttgttgtgtgaattaccggggtaattggttcgggtccagtgaggtttttgaaggaattggaacacttagttccaaggtttaaagcttaagttaaaatagtgatcggatgcggacttatgtgtaaacgacctcggattcgaattttgatgattccaatagctctgtatggtaattttggacttaggagcgtgtccgaaaaaattatgtggaggtctgtagtggaattaggcttgaaatgccgaaagatgaacctttggaaagtttgaccgggggggttgactttttgatatcgaggtcgaaatctgattctgaaaatttgattAGGTCCGTAatatgaaatgtgacttgtgtgcaaaatttgaggtcaatcgcacgtgatttgataggtttcggcgtcgtttgtagaatttgaaaatttagaaatttattaggcttgaattcgtgtgtagttcgtatttttgaggttgttaggtatgatttgaggtctcgagtaggtccgtgttatgttatgggacttattgATATAgtgggttgaggtcccggaggcctcgggtaaggttcggatggttaacggattgatttttgaatttggaagattgctggaactgaagccttctggtgtaatcgcacctgcggaaaagtggtcgcaggtgcgagctcgcaagtgcGAGCAAGGGTGCGCTGAAGCGAGGTGCGCAGGTGAGGAAGATGCTTCACAGGTGCGGAATCGCACCTGTGCGagaaggagcgcagatgcgggcagagggctgtgaggcattggtcgcaggtgcaaggGAAAATTCTGCACCTGCATGAGCGCAGAAGCGAACAGATGCGGGCAGAAGCGGAAACTGGGCAGGCGAGtggagttcgcaaatgcgacattttgctCGCACAACCGGATGCGCAGGTGCACAAATCTTTTCCACGGATGAGGAAATCGCTCgggcagaaccttaaattcgagggttcaacattttcacccattttcggattttggagctcgggttgggcgattttggagagaaaattttttacacaacttggggtaagtgttcttaactcccttgtgattatattctatgaattaatcttcatttttggtgtaagattattgaatcttcaagagaaatagaagaaaatttctataatgtcacaaaacgaatttttcaagtttgaataccgatttggagtcggatttgagtgaaataagtatggttgaacttgtaattggatgatttatcgtattttgtgagtttcgtcggatttcgagatgtggtccCCACAGGTAATTTTGGGGgcgtaatttcagattttatggaaaatattagcgttttgatatagaattaattcttataaattgtgtggactgagtcaaattattgtgactagattcgagccgtttggaagttggtACGCGcaaatggaatttctggagcattgcttagcttgctcgacattggatttggcctgttcgaggtaagtaactcttctaatctttgagttgagggtatgaaccctgaatatatgtatttcgtaaattgttgggaggtgacgcacatgctaggtgacgggcgtatgggcgtgcactatagaaattgtgacataattatttctgtgaaattttgtagttaaatgatcttggcattttccatgtgaTTTTATGAGTTAAGGAAATTGAGctaaaaagcatattaaaaatcatgttgaggctatgtgccagtattattgggacacatagaggtcatattgttgtgaaatatttattttaaattgaaaaatttatacttagtcatattcatttcattgcatatcatatattagtctctgttgttatttattgatacatcatatcatcattttgggctattctcatgacattgtgagcccatgaaagagagaccggagagattgatgattgcgggagaccgagggcctgattgtgaggatattatttgggatcggtctgcatgccgcagcaggccatgttggctttatatatattatactatcgcacgtgagttggccgtgcggatatatatattatattattgcacgtgagttggctatgcagcacgtgagttagccgtgcggatccagatattattatagcacgtgagatggccgtgcggatctagatattattatagcacgtgagttggtcgtgcggatccagatattattatagcacgtgagttgcccgtgcagcacgtgagttgtccgtgcttatagcgcttgggttgtagtaGCCCCTCatgagtttgtacacacccccagtgagcgcagtcgactataaacagggatcgggctgcatgccgcagcaggtattgtatagcgctgagtgattgagcgtgctaAGTATAGTGAGGGAGAATGCGAGACactgagattgagtactctgagagggtgagtacatgagtacaatctctgagatacattgcattgacatgcacacatgacatatatgcatagagatgtatttttctcatgttgtacggtatcacttTATTAATGATttttcacacatgttgacagatgggtaTAGTGAAGCATTTGTTTTACACCTGTTATCTAGAAAGAAagtgagatattttatttattattgaaaggattttggaaaattttatgctttcaaacttattcacatttttggtaactttggcaaaagatttggattttcattgatgtacttgaaaggaagaactattattgctGAAATCATGATAtgactgagcattttatctctgagttacttctggtattatttgctttatatcGTTATTAACTGTTGTGGAttagtggttttggacccgaccttggtagaaactcgtcactactttcaacctaaggctaggtttgttacttactcagtacatggggtcgattgtactgatactacacttctgcacattgcgtgcagattttggctgttgttgttgctgtgctcgatggttgcgggatttgtaGATGTACCTGCATTCATGTTGTacctgcctcttgttcagggtagccttagatttataaaagctctgtttatgtattattcaaacaggctatgtatttatttcattttcgctttgtataatctattcttagaagctcatgatttgtactaccagttcttgggggtgtataagattaagatctttattcacttaaattgctttaataattattattggaattggacatttgataattggcttacctaacgggttgggttaggtgccatcacgactagttggattttgggacGTGACAATATCTTTAATGTTTAAGAGATTGTAAGTTATTATTGTAAAAATTGATTACTACAAATATCGTTTAAGAATTTCGTCTTTTGAACAAAAGAAAGCAAGAGGTGTCATTTGGTTTCTCCAAATACATAGATTTATTTCTATTTTACATAATATATAAATACCTCAATGATTTCTGCTACTCCTGTCATGGAACTAGATTTCCCtcgaaaaaaagaagacaaaatacaTCACTCGCCTCTTAAAGTTGTCCACACTTTTCACTTAAACACTTCATCTTAAGTCCGTTCCGTTTGAACACTTTAACCAGGCATTTACTGTGTCATTTAGACACAATTCGTAACCAGCAAAATAGAAAGGTTGTATATAATTCACACACCAAAGTGACAAATAAAACGAGGACACATgtatttaactttcaaattttgaaaaataaataaatatacaaatCAGAACCACACCCCATCGTCATCTTCCCCAACGATTCCACCTCGCCGAAAAATTAATTTTAGGATATTTCTTTCCAGCTCTGTCTTCTTCTCTAGAAATTtgatcctttttttttcttcctcttcttcttcattcttcctTTGTTGCTTAAAACTACGGAGAGTTTTGGCTGTTAATATAGAGTCTGAAGCCAAATTGACCGGAGAATACTTTTCTTGTGACAGAAATCGGCGATTTATTTGTGCAAATCAGTTGTTGTAATAGCAGAAAAAGAAAGAGCATAATAGCCCCATTTTATAGAGGTATAGGAGTGTTATTGAGATGGTTTAATATGttccttttctttgttctttttttttctcaaaggATTGTTGATTTTAATAAATGAAGAAACTAAGGACATGGCAGAGAGGGGGTAACCGCCTGGCGGCATCAAATCTTCGAATAAAACCTTGTAGCATTCAATTTCTTTTGTTGCAACAGGAACAATCTTTTGGGTGTGGGTTTGCTAATTCTGTATGCTACCCGACATTGCCTCattgaaattaatattgataccGACAAATTGCAACCCATTTGGACTCCCCACAAAAAAATTAGATTTGAAGGTGCTTTTGATGGGATCttaaaaatgagaaacaaaaataaaaaattatggtGGTAGCCAAATTTAAAGGTGGCAGTGTTGGTGGTGTGCTCAGATTTGGAGGAGATGATATTAATGGTGTGAAAGATCTAgtaatttaaaagaaatattctCCGGAAAAGTTTTCGGCAAAAGCTATTATTTTCCGGCAAAAAGTATGAAAGATTTGTCTTTCGGACCATTTTTACACGCTTGAAATATGTGAGAAACACTGACCTTGCCATGTCAGCATTTTGTATCTAAATGATACAGCAaagtaggggtgggcattcggtacTTCGGTTCGGTATTcgatttatcaattgtgtataccaaataccgtaccaaagtaaTTCGGTACAGTTcagtatttcttattttggtttggTACGATTTCGGTTTGATACATATTCATGTGTCACGTATTGCTAAGAGCCTTAGCAAGCAGAAACAAAATTATAGTGCATGAATACATTCCTAATTTAGGAAAATCTTTCCTTTCATTTCtaattaaaaagaaataaaatctaGAGGCATCAGCATTCAATTAGCACCATTAATATCTTTCCTTTGAACTGCAAAATGATACTCACTAAATTTAATACTAATATGAAAGGAAAGAttctgactaaaagaaaaatctaGCAGCAGAATTTCTAATTCAAATTTACACTTTACACACAGATGCAACAAAAACACATGTATTGGGGCAAAATTTGTTTATAGTTTATACAGCCTTTTGTACCCAAAAATTAAGCTACTGGTTACAAAATACAAAGttagaaactgaaatttgaaGAACGAAAAAGTTGTGAACATGTTGAAGAGTTGAAGATTAAAGAATGAAGGTCAAAAATGAGGAAACAAGCAGTCACACTTGAGAGTCGTCAGCGAGGTGCAAAAATATTACTCAAAAATGAGGAAACAAGCAGTCACAAGCAGTCAAAATCTTAATACCGAGGACCATACCAGTATATCGAAAATTTAATATTGAATTATACCGAAACcggaattcaatttttcaaattttatgcACACCCCTACAGCAAAGGCCTCGTTAAAAGTGTTCAAATGGAATTAAAGTATTCAAATAGAAGAGATTTGAGATGGAGTGTCTAAGTGAAAAAATGTGGACAACTTTAAGGGACTAGCGATGTAttttgctgaaaaagaaaaatcttaaaTGACGTCGTATATATCATCTTTGAACCAAAATTGCAAGCAAGAGGTGCCATTAGTTTCTGCTATTAAATAGATTAAATTTCTATTTGCATAAATATCTAAATGGCCCCTGCTCGTGTAACGGAATGTGATTTCACCCAAAGTCCAATTGAAAGTTAAAGAAATGAGCCATCCTAGAGCTAAGAAGAAAGATGTCCCGGTAAAACATGAGATCAATCAAGCGGGGGAGAAACTACATATATATTGATGAAACAAAAAAAGGAAGCATTATCTTTTGCAAGTCTGCAGAAAACATCGCTCAGAACAGAAAACAAAATTTAGAATACTAACATTTCACTTCGTAATAGAAAACTACCAAGTAGAACACCAAAACAAGGGAGCATAACATCTAAACAATCATCAAGCCTCAACCCTCTCAGGTGCTGGTGCCTCCTCAGTGGTGGAGATAATAACTTTACTGGTAGGTTTAGACAAGATATCAGCATACTCTTGGAAAGGAGATTTGGTGAAGCGAGTCTCCTTCCAGAAGTCTGGAGTCAGGAATCCATAAGTCTTCATCAAACAATCAAATGTAGCCTGCAACATATAAAGAATGGCATTTACCACCAGTAAAAAATACTATGGTATATCAACAACAGATGAGGCATCCAAGTGCTGTGGCTGAACAGATGATCCTTCTGCTTGTGAAATTAATTTACTCTTGTATTATGTCAAGTTTGTACTATTACTCCATGATTGAGGGTAATATAATTCTTAAAATAATCTAAATAtaacatattttttatttaaagatGCCAAAAACACACATTTCTATTGCCTATTGATACTATATTTCTATCCTATTCTACAAACTCTCGCTTTTTATTTCCTAAaattcggaattttgaggacaaCAATTGACTATCAAACAGGATACAAAAAGCAGAATACTTTTTTTGTTCAATCACAAAGTTGAACAACCAATCGCATCAATTCTTACACTATAAGATCACTACATGTACTAAACATATAATGCTGTATTCAATATATCCCACCATAAAAGGTAGTTGCAAGATTTATTAAAAGGATCGAACCTTAACGAAGTTGCCAAGGGTTTTGGTGGATCCACGAGAAGAGGTGAAGACATCCTCAATACCAGCAAACTGAAGCACCTTCTTAGGAACACGAGCAGCCACGATACCAGCACCACGCGGAGCAGGCACCATCCTCACTGTAACTGACCCACATTTCCCAGTTACTTTACACGGCACTGTGTGTGGCTTTCCGATTTTGTTGCCCCAGTATCCTCTCCTCACTGGAATCACTGATAACTTAGCCAATATAATTGCGCCACGTATAGCAGTCGCCACTTCCTTCGAGCACTTCACCCCCAAACCGACGTGACCGTTCCCATCACCGACGACAACGAAAGCCTTGAACCGGGTTCTCTGACCGGCCCGGGTCTGTTTCTGAACCGGCATGATTTTCATCACCTCGTCCTTTAGAGATGGTCCGATGAGTGTATCGATGATTTGGAACTCCTTAATAGGGAGTGAGTGGAGGTAGATTTGCTCCAGTGAACGGATTTTGCCGTCTTTCACGAGCCTTCCGAGCTTTGTGACTGGGACCCATTTCTCCTCCTCTGTCTCACGGCGGGGACGACGGCCACCACGGCCGCGTCCGCCGCGGTCTCCGCCTCTTCCACCGCGTCCTCCGAAGCCACGGCCAAAGCCTCCTCTCTCTCCTCCTCTCTCAGCCATGGTTGTTTGCTGTCAACGGCTAGGGTTTTAGTAAATACAGAGGAAGTATGAAAATGCAGAATAAGGGGTTGGTTTATAAGGGCTAGGGTTTGTTGATGTGGTGTAATTGGGCTTGAGAGTAAGCTGATTGTGACCCATAGAGAAAGGCAAGTTTGGCCCAGAGCTTGCTATATATTTGTCGGAAGGTGATTATGTCATATAGTATTGTGGATCAAATGTGGCATTACATTAAGAAAGGAAATTCCTAGTTATACTTTCTAAAAATTATCATTCGTAactatattttaattttatagcaAATCCGTCTATAATACTGAAACAAgagaataattattttaaaataaatcaagagagcaacaagcttTAGTAGCCTAGTTGGTTAGATCACTCATTTAGTAAGCGAAGGTCTTAGATTTGACTATGAATGAGAGCATTGACACCGTCGGTATTCAATCCCCATGATTTATTCCTAAAGTTCTAAAGCTCTCTACATGTGAAACTACAACATTGTATGGCACTTTAAAGGTAAAACTCCAACACTTCTCGCTTAAGGTAGTCATTTTGTGTAGAACTATCTTGATTTATAACTTTATATTGTTATTCCAACTAACACTATTAGACATAGCTAGTATCTATGAAtatgcgttgcacgttaataatggcacgtgatgatttaaacatttatttatatgaaggagcaacaaaatttaattaatgagagaaattttttgtataataatacaacaatcgtCTAATTAAAtgctgaaaaatattattacattcgcataatacatgaatttaaaataaaaggatatCATCAAATCTTACACAAATGATCATTTTTTGTCATGTacttgaccagtatcataatatttgtatgtatgacgttattgtcaaaacttctatatactaCCCGTGTGCTATAACATAAGCTATTCAgcgtatctaagtttttcagtagcatggcgggcatatttcttcaaaatcaacctatatataatggaagat
The nucleotide sequence above comes from Nicotiana tabacum cultivar K326 chromosome 12, ASM71507v2, whole genome shotgun sequence. Encoded proteins:
- the LOC107763154 gene encoding uncharacterized protein LOC107763154, whose product is MAERGGERGGFGRGFGGRGGRGGDRGGRGRGGRRPRRETEEEKWVPVTKLGRLVKDGKIRSLEQIYLHSLPIKEFQIIDTLIGPSLKDEVMKIMPVQKQTRAGQRTRFKAFVVVGDGNGHVGLGVKCSKEVATAIRGAIILAKLSVIPVRRGYWGNKIGKPHTVPCKVTGKCGSVTVRMVPAPRGAGIVAARVPKKVLQFAGIEDVFTSSRGSTKTLGNFVKATFDCLMKTYGFLTPDFWKETRFTKSPFQEYADILSKPTSKVIISTTEEAPAPERVEA